CGTAGATCCCGCGCAGCGCAAGGAAGCCGAGCACGTCCGCGCCCTCGACGGCGATCCAGACCGAGCTCCGCGGAAGGATCTCGCTTCGGAAGAACGCATCGTCCTCTTCGAGCGTTCGCCCCTGCTCCTGCGGGATGAAGGCGTACGTATCGCGCTTGGTCTCGTGCCAGACGCGAACGACGGAGGCGATCTCGCAAGCGTCGGGCGCGCGGATCTCGATCACCGCGCGAGTCTCGCACGCGCCGCGCGTTTCGGGCAGCGAACTCTCGACGCCCGGTCCGCCTCCGGTCTACGATTCCGAGATGCCAGCAGCCAAG
This Deltaproteobacteria bacterium DNA region includes the following protein-coding sequences:
- a CDS encoding GNAT family N-acetyltransferase, whose translation is MPETRGACETRAVIEIRAPDACEIASVVRVWHETKRDTYAFIPQEQGRTLEEDDAFFRSEILPRSSVWIAVEGADVLGFLALRGIYVDRLYVRPDRQRRGVGEALLRKALALSPQGLELHTHVKNAKARAFYEKHGFRAVRFGVSPPPESEPDVEYQLRP